The genomic region CTGATCCTTATAGGCTAAATTCATTCACAATCAGCCTCCCTTTTTAAAATTCAATTATTTGTTACTTTCTGTCTTCTCCTTTTATCTCCTTTACGTCCGACAAAGAAAGAAGAAATGTTACAAAGGATTCGTTTTGTTTCATGGCAGGTATAGAATTATCGACATGCTTCACACTATAACTAAGGAGGGTTTGTGATGGGTAAAAAAGAAAATCAGAAAAATCGTCAACCAGCAGAAGAAGAGCCAGTTCACAGAGGATGGAAAGGCGATGGAAATAAAAAACTGGATGGACCCAATCGTCCGTCTACCTGATATGTAGTCGCAAATGGCTGATCATGGGTTTTCCAATAGATCAGCCATTTCTAAATTTTCCAGCTATAATGGAGAGCTTCTCAAGCGCTTTTCTTTTTTTATAGAAACGATCACCAATTGATACTGGTTCTGAATGTGCTTCGTGCCACCACTCCTCCTGAAATAATCCAGGATCATACCAGTCGACCCGTTTCCTGTTATCATGCTTTATTTCCGGATATACGTCTTCCAGAGCTTCTGCGGAGATGTACCTTTTATCCAGAAATTGCTCATATTCCCCCCTGGTCCCATCAGGTTCAACCTCCTCAGCAAACTGAAGGAATTGTTCATAAAAATCATTATGAAATAGTATGGATGCTAATTTTTTTCCCGTTTTAATTCTTTCGGTGACGTTGGTAAATTTTTTTATGGCCAAGCCGTATAATATACCAGAAAGAGAAGGAAACAACACAGCGTTTAAATGAATTTTATCCTGAAGGAAATAAGGAACATTATAGAAAATTTTCCACTTAAAAAAGGGTTCCTCAATCACAGGTTTTTGAATCAGATTCTGTTCGTTAATGATTTGAGCGTATAACAAACGTTTTTCATTTTTATGTAACCAAAAATGCATCCATTCGTCTATCATAAACGTAGATACATAAAAGTACCTTAGTAAATGAAAGAGAGGTTGTTTATAACGGCTCGAATAATGGTAAATGAGTAATTGAGGGTAGGCGTCCGAAAAAATGAACCAGTTTGCCCTTTCATAGGTTATAAATAAATGGCGTGACATCCTCGCTGACAGCAAATTTTTATACGTGTCCGTTTTGAGGTCTGTCATATTCCAACCTGCATTTCGGGACACCATACTGGCCAGAAAGGACCACTTAATTTCACGGTTATTCAGATAAAACTTAAGATAGGCCTTGGTCCGTTCCACATTATTGATGTTCTTTTTATCCGTTTGCTCTTTAATGTCAGTGATGATTTCATGATAATTCACACAAATCTTCCCTTCTGATTTTATGTTTTTAATACCTTTTTTTCGTAAAATTTGATATGATACTGCAGTATAGGGGGAGGATTTTATGCACTATCCGAATGGAAAAAAAAGAATGACGACAAATCAGTACAAAAATACGATGAATCAGCCAACAAACTTTGGAAAGCGTGGAATGACCCTCGAAAATGATATCAATGAGACGAATAAATATTATTTGGAACGGAATCTAGCCGTTGTCCATAAAAAACCGACTCCTGTACAAATCGTACAGGTGGATTATCCAAAAAGAAGTGCTGCAGTGATCCGTGAAGCCTATTTTAAGCAAGCATCAACAACTGACTACAATGGGCTTTATAAAGGAAAATATATTGATTTTGAAGCTAAAGAAACACGCAGTCGGACTTCTTTTCCTTTAGCTAATATTCACCAGCATCAGGTCGATCATATGAGGTCCGTAGCAGCACACGCTGGAATCTGTTTTCTCATTATTCGCTTGCAAAACCAGGAGGAATCCTTCCTTCTGCCCGCAGAACAATTTTTCCCCTATTGGGACCAGCAGTTTCAGGGTGGCAGAAAGTCGATTCCTATTGACGCTATAAAAGAACATGGTTATAAGATTCCCTTTAGTTTACAAGCAAAAGTAGACTATCTAAAAGTCATTGATCAGGTCTATTTTTAGACGGGAGGAGATTTAAACATGGCAGATCAAAGCCAATCTCGAATGCAACGAAGACAGCAAAAGAAACAGGACAAACAAAGTAAGTCCAAATGGAATTGGAAAAGAATCCTGATTATCTTTGCCATAATTGGTGGTGTCCTATTCGCAGGTGTGGCAGGAACCTTTGCTGTATGGGCAGCAGGTGCTCCTTCTCTGGATGCAGCAAGCTTATCGGATCCCCTTTCATCAAAAATCTATGATCGTGAAGGAAATCTGATTGCTGATTTAGGCTCTCAAAAACGGACAAAGATTGAGTATGATGATATACCACAGGTGCTTGAGGATGCCGTAATTGCAACGGAAGACGCCAGGTTCCGCAGTCATTTTGGTATTGATTTCCAACGAATATTAGCCGCTGTCTGGGCTAATGTTACCGAAGGCTTCGGTGCTGAAGGGGCCAGTACCATTACCCAGCAGGTTGTGAAAAATGCCGTTCTTTCACAGGATAAAAGGCTTAAAAGAAAGGTTCAGGAACAATGGCTTGCCATGAAATTAGAAAGAAAGTATTCCAAGAATGATATATTAACCATGTATTTAAATAAAATTCATTACGGAAACTCAACCTATGGTGTAGCCAAGGCAGCCGAAGTCTATTTTGGCAAGAAAGACTTAAGCAAACTAACCTTGCCTGAAGCCGCTCTGTTAGCTGGTATTCCACAGCTGCCAAACGTATATGATCCGACAAAGAATCCTGAAAAAGCTCAGGAACGAAAAAATGTTGTCCTGGATTTAATGGTTCAGCACGGAAAAATATCCGAAAAGAAAGCTGAAAAAGCCAAGAAAGTCCATGTAAATGAGCTTGTAGTAGAGGATTATGAATCAGACATCCCTTATGGAGACTTTTTAGAGAAGGTAGTAAAAGAAGTTAAGAACAAAATGGGGGATGAGGTTGATATTTATCAGGATGGTTTGAAAATTTATACAACATTAGATCCTAAAGCGCAAAAACAAGTGGAACTTCTGTTAAGTGATTCAGAAAATAACCCACTGAGAGGTTATTTTAATAACGAAAAACTACAGTCAGCATTAACCGTAGTTGACACAAAAACTGGAGAAATACTCGCTTTAGGCGGTCAATACAATGGAAAAGAAGGAATTGGTGCTGATTATAACTATGCCTTCCAGGATGGTTTCCAGCCTGGTTCTACTATGAAGCCGATTATGAGCTACGGACCGCTTATCGAAAACAAGAAGCGATCCACATACTACCAGTTTAATGATACTGACCATGAATATTCAGATGGAACGGATATTTCAAACTGGGATAATAGCTATAGAGGGTGGAATACCATGAGATACCATTTAGCTTATTCCAGGAATATACCTGCCTTAAAGGCATTACAGGAAGTTGGAACAGATAAAGCAGCAGAATTTGCTAAAAAATTAGGCTTGCCTGTAGATAAATATAATGGAGTCTATGAATCAGATGCCATCGGAGGACATATAGAACCGAACACGGTGCAAATGGCCGGTGCCTATGCTACGTTTGGAAATCAAGGAATTTTTAATAAACCACACGCTGTAAAGAAAGTGGTCATGGGTGATAAAGAAATTGATTTCTCAGAAGAACCATCTGTAGCCATGTCTAAATATACAGCCTATATGATAAGTGATATGTTAAAAGATGTTGTACAATATGGAACAGGTACAGCCGCAAACGTCTCCGGATTGCCTCTGGCTGGTAAGACAGGTACCACCAACGGCAATCAGGATGCCTGGTTTAGTGGTTATACGACGAATTATTCCATCGCAGTTTGGACCGGATATCCTAAAACCAGTGATAGTCTGGAAGGAAAACAGGATGATATTCCTAAGCTAATGTTTAAGAATATCATGCAGCACATTTCACAAGGGGTAGAAACAAAGGATTTTGTAAAACCGGACTCTGTTGTAGAAGTTGGCGTTGAAAAAGGAACACGTCCTGCAAAATTACCTAGTGAATTTACTCCTGAAGACCAGATTATCAACGAATTATTCGTAAAAGGTCATGAACCTGAAAAAGTATCAGAGAAATATGACCAAATTGATCCAGTGCGTGAGTTAAAAGCGGAATACAATGAACAGGAAAAGGCTGTAGACCTTAGCTGGAACTATGAAGGTGAAGTTGAAAAAATTAAATTTGAAGTAAAAGCAGGCATCGAAAATTCAGATTTACAAGTCATCACAAATACCGAAAACCAACAAGTTAAAGTAACCGACATTCGCCCTGGCTCTAAAGTTATTTTCGAAGTAACCGCCGTTCATAAAGATGATTCTGAAAACCGTAGTGAGTCCAAACGCGTTGAACTGGAGATTCCTGAAGAGGAAGAAGATCCTGATGACATGCTACCAAATCCGGAAGAAGGAGAAGGTGATGGCCAAGAAGGTGGCGACAGCCAAGAAGGTGGCGACAGCCAAGAAGGTGGCGACAGCCAAGAAGGTGGCGGCAGCCAAGAAGGTGGCGGCAGCCAAGAAGGTGGCGACAGCCAAGAAGGTGGCGGCAGCCAAGAAGGTGGCGATACCCAAGGAGATAGTGATGGTAACCAAATTGAAAACCCATTAGATGCAGCATAATTTTTTCTTTTAAATGTCTTGTTAAATAGAAGTGAAATAGTGAGTATTTAAGCTTGAAACACACTTATTCCTGCGAGAGGAGTTAGACAGGTGATACCCCGCAGCGTAGCGAGGAGGCTCACCGTCCCGCGGAAAGCGAAGTGTAATTCAACGGCTTTTGGTTTAGCAATTAACAATATAACGAATACTTAAAAGAGCAGAATCCCACATAATTATGAAGATGGGGATTCTGCTCTTTTTTAGGCTCTAAAATAAATGTTGGGGGTACAGAAAAAATTCAGACAAATAAAAACACACAATCTCCCAATTTGGTTAGACTTTGTTTAGACCAATAAAACAACCACAATCAGGTTAGTGCTTCGATGTTAAGGTAAACAAAGAAATTACCTGAGGTTATTGCGAAAGATAAATATAAGGGGATGCAGGTGGAGATAAGTATCAAACCATTATAGCCGATCCGGTTGAAAGAAAGCCATTAGAGATTCTGAAAAATCGCAAAAATGAACACTAATGGTCTATTTACGAGAACATGGAGATAACGTAGAGGTTGTAGTCATGGATATAATGGCTCTTTGTAGAAGGCATTAATAGTAAACCAAAGTCATTAAAAATAACGTATTGGGTTTTTGACAGTTTAGCTGCTTTAGATTAAAGGTATTATTACATCATCAGTACAAAAATATAAATGTTCGGGTCGCATAAATTTGGAGTGGAGTGAGCGAAGTGCTCACCCCAACATTTGACTTAGAACTCTTTGTAATTATATCTCTTACTCATCGTATATTTACATACATTACTACGAGTCAAATTAGGATAAAGCCTTTTCCCTCTTCCTCATTCGCTTTTGCCCTTCCCTGCATACTTCTAATAAAGGGCAAATTTCACATTGTGGACTTTGTGCTTTACAGTGATACCTTCCAAAGAAAATCATACGATGATGTGTATCACCCCACTCATCTTCAGGGATCTTACGCATAAGTGTTTTTTCAACTTCCAGAACAGAATCCTTCCAGCGACAGAATCCTAATCGTTTAGAGACCCGTTCAACATGTGTATCAACGGCAATAGCGGGCTTATTGAACGCAACTGATACGACAACGTTGGCTGTTTTTCTTCCTACACCAGGAAGGGTTACTAATTTCTCATGTTCATCAGGAACCTGTCCATCGTACTGTTCAATTAATATCTCACACAACTTACGAATATTTTTTGATTTATTACGGTATAAGCCAATTCTTTTTATATCACTCTGCAGTTCCTCCAGTGAAACAGCTAGATAATCCTCAGGAGTTTTATATTTTTCAAATAAATCCTTAGTCACTTTATTCACCAGTGCATCCGTACATTGCGCAGATAGCACGACTGCGATGAGCAACTCAAATGGGTTTGAATGCGTAAGTTCACATTTAGCTTCAGGAAACATTTCCCCCATTTTGTCAAGACAAAAACGAATCTGTTTTTTTGTCAGCATTAATAGACCACCTCTCCCTATTCACCGTCTTCATCTAACCAGTTATAATAAACGGAAGTATCCCTTTTTTTCTTCTTCTGAGTACCGCTTGTCTGATTGGAATTCTGACGGAAGGACTGACTCACTTTCCTTGCATCTTCAACCGTTTTAACCCCTTTTTTTCTCCATTCTATAAGAATCCGATCTACATAGCGGAAATTTAATTTTCCCATTAAAACTGCTTCACGAAGAGCCGCTTTAATGAGTGAAGGGGCTAACTGATCATCATCCAGCCAATGATTGATTGTCTCAATCTCAATTGGAGACAGAGCCCGGCCAAATTCCTGCTCAAATAGATAAAATA from Virgibacillus sp. MSP4-1 harbors:
- a CDS encoding DUF2515 family protein; the encoded protein is MNYHEIITDIKEQTDKKNINNVERTKAYLKFYLNNREIKWSFLASMVSRNAGWNMTDLKTDTYKNLLSARMSRHLFITYERANWFIFSDAYPQLLIYHYSSRYKQPLFHLLRYFYVSTFMIDEWMHFWLHKNEKRLLYAQIINEQNLIQKPVIEEPFFKWKIFYNVPYFLQDKIHLNAVLFPSLSGILYGLAIKKFTNVTERIKTGKKLASILFHNDFYEQFLQFAEEVEPDGTRGEYEQFLDKRYISAEALEDVYPEIKHDNRKRVDWYDPGLFQEEWWHEAHSEPVSIGDRFYKKRKALEKLSIIAGKFRNG
- the recU gene encoding Holliday junction resolvase RecU, with protein sequence MHYPNGKKRMTTNQYKNTMNQPTNFGKRGMTLENDINETNKYYLERNLAVVHKKPTPVQIVQVDYPKRSAAVIREAYFKQASTTDYNGLYKGKYIDFEAKETRSRTSFPLANIHQHQVDHMRSVAAHAGICFLIIRLQNQEESFLLPAEQFFPYWDQQFQGGRKSIPIDAIKEHGYKIPFSLQAKVDYLKVIDQVYF
- a CDS encoding transglycosylase domain-containing protein, coding for MADQSQSRMQRRQQKKQDKQSKSKWNWKRILIIFAIIGGVLFAGVAGTFAVWAAGAPSLDAASLSDPLSSKIYDREGNLIADLGSQKRTKIEYDDIPQVLEDAVIATEDARFRSHFGIDFQRILAAVWANVTEGFGAEGASTITQQVVKNAVLSQDKRLKRKVQEQWLAMKLERKYSKNDILTMYLNKIHYGNSTYGVAKAAEVYFGKKDLSKLTLPEAALLAGIPQLPNVYDPTKNPEKAQERKNVVLDLMVQHGKISEKKAEKAKKVHVNELVVEDYESDIPYGDFLEKVVKEVKNKMGDEVDIYQDGLKIYTTLDPKAQKQVELLLSDSENNPLRGYFNNEKLQSALTVVDTKTGEILALGGQYNGKEGIGADYNYAFQDGFQPGSTMKPIMSYGPLIENKKRSTYYQFNDTDHEYSDGTDISNWDNSYRGWNTMRYHLAYSRNIPALKALQEVGTDKAAEFAKKLGLPVDKYNGVYESDAIGGHIEPNTVQMAGAYATFGNQGIFNKPHAVKKVVMGDKEIDFSEEPSVAMSKYTAYMISDMLKDVVQYGTGTAANVSGLPLAGKTGTTNGNQDAWFSGYTTNYSIAVWTGYPKTSDSLEGKQDDIPKLMFKNIMQHISQGVETKDFVKPDSVVEVGVEKGTRPAKLPSEFTPEDQIINELFVKGHEPEKVSEKYDQIDPVRELKAEYNEQEKAVDLSWNYEGEVEKIKFEVKAGIENSDLQVITNTENQQVKVTDIRPGSKVIFEVTAVHKDDSENRSESKRVELEIPEEEEDPDDMLPNPEEGEGDGQEGGDSQEGGDSQEGGDSQEGGGSQEGGGSQEGGDSQEGGGSQEGGDTQGDSDGNQIENPLDAA
- the nth gene encoding endonuclease III — encoded protein: MLTKKQIRFCLDKMGEMFPEAKCELTHSNPFELLIAVVLSAQCTDALVNKVTKDLFEKYKTPEDYLAVSLEELQSDIKRIGLYRNKSKNIRKLCEILIEQYDGQVPDEHEKLVTLPGVGRKTANVVVSVAFNKPAIAVDTHVERVSKRLGFCRWKDSVLEVEKTLMRKIPEDEWGDTHHRMIFFGRYHCKAQSPQCEICPLLEVCREGQKRMRKREKALS